From Salvia splendens isolate huo1 chromosome 3, SspV2, whole genome shotgun sequence, a single genomic window includes:
- the LOC121795254 gene encoding E3 ubiquitin-protein ligase RFI2-like isoform X3, whose translation MNALNLSLSLWSDNDCIGSAFNVKGAMQCPNCRKIEKGQWLYANGGRQLPEFSTDDWAHDEDLYDLNYSEMTFGVHWCPFSGLTRLPSSFDEGEFPSSAYHDHVGHHAHFVEHGPASSTTHPCPYIAYFGTTSTSSGNVSDGSNFSNHWSGLSAPSEVRNSYASPSVDAHYHNNWDHPSHVAATNRIGSADQPPIPSVRHGMHPFVVGHSAASRAITSSVLPPYPGTVARPRDRPPLQAHFQQSSSARASLVSAGRRSASHRGLHQVSPVASSSDGFYFFSSNPSGISFQDAERPPRDHFQGWEREQQPGFHVTQVDRDSIWAPFHHPSSNYGVRPRQRHGSERMPSQNRT comes from the exons ATGAATGCACTaaatctgtctctctctctatgGAGTGATAATG ATTGCATAGGCTCTGCGTTTAACGTAAAGGGAGCAATGCAGTGCCCTAACTGCCGGAAAATTGAGAAAGGACAATGGCTCTATGCAAATGGTGGTCGTCAGTTGCCTGAGTTTAGCACAGATGATTGGGCACATGACGAGGATCTGTACGATCTAAATTATTCTGAAATG ACGTTTGGAGTTCACTGGTGTCCTTTCAGTGGTTTAACTAGGCTTCCGTCATCTTTTGA TGAAGGAGAATTTCCATCAAGTGCGT ACCATGATCATGTCGGACACCATGCTCACTTTGTGGAACATGGACCCGCGTCCTCTACAACTCATCCTTGTCCATATATTGCTTATTTTGGGACAACTTCAACATCCAGTGGGAATGTATCTGACGGGTCCAATTTTAGTAATCATTGGAGTGGGCTGTCTGCTCCAAGTGAAGTACGGAACTCGTATGCTTCCCCTTCAGTGGATGCCCATTATCACAACAATTGGGACCACCCTTCTCATGTTGCTGCAACCAACCGAATTGGTAGTGCAGATCAACCACCTATTCCATCCGTCAGACATGGAATGCATCCTTTCGTCGTTGGTCACAG CGCCGCTAGTAGAGCTATCACCTCATCAGTGCTTCCACCGTACCCTGGTACAGTTGCTCGGCCCCGTGACCGTCCTCCACTTCAAGCTCATTTCCAGCAATCCAGTAGTGCACGTGCCTCGCTTGTTTCCGCCGGACGTAGATCTGCCAGCCATAGGGGTTTGCATCAAGTTTCCCCAGTAGCCTCATCATCGGATGGATTTTACTTCTTTTCGTCGAACCCATCTGGAATAAGTTTTCAAGATGCTGAACGTCCCCCACGCGACCACTTTCAGGGTTGGGAGCGCGAGCAGCAGCCCGGCTTCCATGTGACCCAGGTTGATAGGGATTCAATCTGGGCACCTTTCCACCACCCTTCATCCAATTATGGTGTTAGACCGAGGCAGAGGCATGGGTCTGAGAGGATGCCATCGCAAAATCGAACATAA
- the LOC121795254 gene encoding E3 ubiquitin-protein ligase RFI2-like isoform X1 — protein sequence MGLGDADLLDDGDSGDKVSDAVVPCSICLDVVTDAGNRSWAKLQCGHQFHLDCIGSAFNVKGAMQCPNCRKIEKGQWLYANGGRQLPEFSTDDWAHDEDLYDLNYSEMTFGVHWCPFSGLTRLPSSFDEGEFPSSAYHDHVGHHAHFVEHGPASSTTHPCPYIAYFGTTSTSSGNVSDGSNFSNHWSGLSAPSEVRNSYASPSVDAHYHNNWDHPSHVAATNRIGSADQPPIPSVRHGMHPFVVGHSAASRAITSSVLPPYPGTVARPRDRPPLQAHFQQSSSARASLVSAGRRSASHRGLHQVSPVASSSDGFYFFSSNPSGISFQDAERPPRDHFQGWEREQQPGFHVTQVDRDSIWAPFHHPSSNYGVRPRQRHGSERMPSQNRT from the exons ATGGGGCTGGGCGATGCCGATCTTCTCGACGACGGCGACAGTGGTGACAAGGTGTCAGATGCAGTTGTGCCATGCTCGATTTGCTTGGATGTGGTGACGGATGCCGGCAACAGATCCTGGGCGAAGCTTCAATGCGGCCATCAATTTCATCTCG ATTGCATAGGCTCTGCGTTTAACGTAAAGGGAGCAATGCAGTGCCCTAACTGCCGGAAAATTGAGAAAGGACAATGGCTCTATGCAAATGGTGGTCGTCAGTTGCCTGAGTTTAGCACAGATGATTGGGCACATGACGAGGATCTGTACGATCTAAATTATTCTGAAATG ACGTTTGGAGTTCACTGGTGTCCTTTCAGTGGTTTAACTAGGCTTCCGTCATCTTTTGA TGAAGGAGAATTTCCATCAAGTGCGT ACCATGATCATGTCGGACACCATGCTCACTTTGTGGAACATGGACCCGCGTCCTCTACAACTCATCCTTGTCCATATATTGCTTATTTTGGGACAACTTCAACATCCAGTGGGAATGTATCTGACGGGTCCAATTTTAGTAATCATTGGAGTGGGCTGTCTGCTCCAAGTGAAGTACGGAACTCGTATGCTTCCCCTTCAGTGGATGCCCATTATCACAACAATTGGGACCACCCTTCTCATGTTGCTGCAACCAACCGAATTGGTAGTGCAGATCAACCACCTATTCCATCCGTCAGACATGGAATGCATCCTTTCGTCGTTGGTCACAG CGCCGCTAGTAGAGCTATCACCTCATCAGTGCTTCCACCGTACCCTGGTACAGTTGCTCGGCCCCGTGACCGTCCTCCACTTCAAGCTCATTTCCAGCAATCCAGTAGTGCACGTGCCTCGCTTGTTTCCGCCGGACGTAGATCTGCCAGCCATAGGGGTTTGCATCAAGTTTCCCCAGTAGCCTCATCATCGGATGGATTTTACTTCTTTTCGTCGAACCCATCTGGAATAAGTTTTCAAGATGCTGAACGTCCCCCACGCGACCACTTTCAGGGTTGGGAGCGCGAGCAGCAGCCCGGCTTCCATGTGACCCAGGTTGATAGGGATTCAATCTGGGCACCTTTCCACCACCCTTCATCCAATTATGGTGTTAGACCGAGGCAGAGGCATGGGTCTGAGAGGATGCCATCGCAAAATCGAACATAA
- the LOC121795254 gene encoding E3 ubiquitin-protein ligase RFI2-like isoform X2, which translates to MGLGDADLLDDGDSGDKVSDAVVPCSICLDVVTDAGNRSWAKLQCGHQFHLDCIGSAFNVKGAMQCPNCRKIEKGQWLYANGGRQLPEFSTDDWAHDEDLYDLNYSEMTFGVHWCPFSGLTRLPSSFDEGEFPSNHDHVGHHAHFVEHGPASSTTHPCPYIAYFGTTSTSSGNVSDGSNFSNHWSGLSAPSEVRNSYASPSVDAHYHNNWDHPSHVAATNRIGSADQPPIPSVRHGMHPFVVGHSAASRAITSSVLPPYPGTVARPRDRPPLQAHFQQSSSARASLVSAGRRSASHRGLHQVSPVASSSDGFYFFSSNPSGISFQDAERPPRDHFQGWEREQQPGFHVTQVDRDSIWAPFHHPSSNYGVRPRQRHGSERMPSQNRT; encoded by the exons ATGGGGCTGGGCGATGCCGATCTTCTCGACGACGGCGACAGTGGTGACAAGGTGTCAGATGCAGTTGTGCCATGCTCGATTTGCTTGGATGTGGTGACGGATGCCGGCAACAGATCCTGGGCGAAGCTTCAATGCGGCCATCAATTTCATCTCG ATTGCATAGGCTCTGCGTTTAACGTAAAGGGAGCAATGCAGTGCCCTAACTGCCGGAAAATTGAGAAAGGACAATGGCTCTATGCAAATGGTGGTCGTCAGTTGCCTGAGTTTAGCACAGATGATTGGGCACATGACGAGGATCTGTACGATCTAAATTATTCTGAAATG ACGTTTGGAGTTCACTGGTGTCCTTTCAGTGGTTTAACTAGGCTTCCGTCATCTTTTGA TGAAGGAGAATTTCCATCAA ACCATGATCATGTCGGACACCATGCTCACTTTGTGGAACATGGACCCGCGTCCTCTACAACTCATCCTTGTCCATATATTGCTTATTTTGGGACAACTTCAACATCCAGTGGGAATGTATCTGACGGGTCCAATTTTAGTAATCATTGGAGTGGGCTGTCTGCTCCAAGTGAAGTACGGAACTCGTATGCTTCCCCTTCAGTGGATGCCCATTATCACAACAATTGGGACCACCCTTCTCATGTTGCTGCAACCAACCGAATTGGTAGTGCAGATCAACCACCTATTCCATCCGTCAGACATGGAATGCATCCTTTCGTCGTTGGTCACAG CGCCGCTAGTAGAGCTATCACCTCATCAGTGCTTCCACCGTACCCTGGTACAGTTGCTCGGCCCCGTGACCGTCCTCCACTTCAAGCTCATTTCCAGCAATCCAGTAGTGCACGTGCCTCGCTTGTTTCCGCCGGACGTAGATCTGCCAGCCATAGGGGTTTGCATCAAGTTTCCCCAGTAGCCTCATCATCGGATGGATTTTACTTCTTTTCGTCGAACCCATCTGGAATAAGTTTTCAAGATGCTGAACGTCCCCCACGCGACCACTTTCAGGGTTGGGAGCGCGAGCAGCAGCCCGGCTTCCATGTGACCCAGGTTGATAGGGATTCAATCTGGGCACCTTTCCACCACCCTTCATCCAATTATGGTGTTAGACCGAGGCAGAGGCATGGGTCTGAGAGGATGCCATCGCAAAATCGAACATAA
- the LOC121795254 gene encoding E3 ubiquitin-protein ligase RFI2-like isoform X4 — MQCPNCRKIEKGQWLYANGGRQLPEFSTDDWAHDEDLYDLNYSEMTFGVHWCPFSGLTRLPSSFDEGEFPSSAYHDHVGHHAHFVEHGPASSTTHPCPYIAYFGTTSTSSGNVSDGSNFSNHWSGLSAPSEVRNSYASPSVDAHYHNNWDHPSHVAATNRIGSADQPPIPSVRHGMHPFVVGHSAASRAITSSVLPPYPGTVARPRDRPPLQAHFQQSSSARASLVSAGRRSASHRGLHQVSPVASSSDGFYFFSSNPSGISFQDAERPPRDHFQGWEREQQPGFHVTQVDRDSIWAPFHHPSSNYGVRPRQRHGSERMPSQNRT; from the exons ATGCAGTGCCCTAACTGCCGGAAAATTGAGAAAGGACAATGGCTCTATGCAAATGGTGGTCGTCAGTTGCCTGAGTTTAGCACAGATGATTGGGCACATGACGAGGATCTGTACGATCTAAATTATTCTGAAATG ACGTTTGGAGTTCACTGGTGTCCTTTCAGTGGTTTAACTAGGCTTCCGTCATCTTTTGA TGAAGGAGAATTTCCATCAAGTGCGT ACCATGATCATGTCGGACACCATGCTCACTTTGTGGAACATGGACCCGCGTCCTCTACAACTCATCCTTGTCCATATATTGCTTATTTTGGGACAACTTCAACATCCAGTGGGAATGTATCTGACGGGTCCAATTTTAGTAATCATTGGAGTGGGCTGTCTGCTCCAAGTGAAGTACGGAACTCGTATGCTTCCCCTTCAGTGGATGCCCATTATCACAACAATTGGGACCACCCTTCTCATGTTGCTGCAACCAACCGAATTGGTAGTGCAGATCAACCACCTATTCCATCCGTCAGACATGGAATGCATCCTTTCGTCGTTGGTCACAG CGCCGCTAGTAGAGCTATCACCTCATCAGTGCTTCCACCGTACCCTGGTACAGTTGCTCGGCCCCGTGACCGTCCTCCACTTCAAGCTCATTTCCAGCAATCCAGTAGTGCACGTGCCTCGCTTGTTTCCGCCGGACGTAGATCTGCCAGCCATAGGGGTTTGCATCAAGTTTCCCCAGTAGCCTCATCATCGGATGGATTTTACTTCTTTTCGTCGAACCCATCTGGAATAAGTTTTCAAGATGCTGAACGTCCCCCACGCGACCACTTTCAGGGTTGGGAGCGCGAGCAGCAGCCCGGCTTCCATGTGACCCAGGTTGATAGGGATTCAATCTGGGCACCTTTCCACCACCCTTCATCCAATTATGGTGTTAGACCGAGGCAGAGGCATGGGTCTGAGAGGATGCCATCGCAAAATCGAACATAA